From the Bacteroidales bacterium genome, the window ATATGGAAACGTATGTTGACTATATGAAAGCCCAGATCAAGGAACTGGTAGACAACTATCATACCAAAATATTGTGGTTTGACGGAGAATGGGAGGAACCCTGGACCCATGAAATGGGCCTGGACATGTATAGCTATGTTAAGTCACTGGATGATAATATACTTATTAACAACCGGGTTGATAAGGGAAGAAAAGGCATGGAAGGGATCACCAAGTCGGAAAAATATGCCGGGGATTTTGCTACCCCTGAGCAACAGGTTGGGAGATTCGATACTACAACACTTTGGGAATCTTGTATCACAATCGGTAACCAGTGGGCCTGGAAACCCGATGATGAGATTAAATCGAGAGAAGAGTGCATAAGACTTTTGGTTCAAACTGCCGGTGGGGGAGGAAATTTGCTTCTCAATGTGGGACCAAAGCCGGATGGCACAATTGCAGTCAAACAGGCTCAGCGTCTGCGTGAAATAGGAGATTGGCTTGATGAATATGGGGAATCAGTTTATGGCACGCGGGGTGGTCCGCTTCCTCCCCAGGATTGGGGCGTAAGTACACAAAAAGGGGATCAGGTGTATCTGCATATCCTTGAGCAAAGAGATAATATTTATATTGAGAACTTTCCACATGAAGTATCTGATATACGGCTACTCAATAATAAT encodes:
- a CDS encoding alpha-L-fucosidase, with amino-acid sequence MKYILYLALMTITGFMFLISSCNIKCNQNSEKENRTVPEQWRDAKFGLFVHWGPVSLKGTEIGWSRGREIPFEEYDSLYKKFNPTRFDAEEWVSMLKEAGMKYLVIVTKHHDGFVMWDSETTDYDIMSTPYKKDVIKQLSKECREQGILFGTYYSIADWWHPDYPLVENRSSKKEGANMETYVDYMKAQIKELVDNYHTKILWFDGEWEEPWTHEMGLDMYSYVKSLDDNILINNRVDKGRKGMEGITKSEKYAGDFATPEQQVGRFDTTTLWESCITIGNQWAWKPDDEIKSREECIRLLVQTAGGGGNLLLNVGPKPDGTIAVKQAQRLREIGDWLDEYGESVYGTRGGPLPPQDWGVSTQKGDQVYLHILEQRDNIYIENFPHEVSDIRLLNNNGEVTYEQSGNSLDISLSNTKSSAVDVIIALTCNK